In one window of Methanosarcina vacuolata Z-761 DNA:
- a CDS encoding arylsulfatase, which translates to MPLKEYKSGTTFPGVVGRTFDQSEPAWPEPLRAKEGAPNVLFIVLDDTGFGQLGCYGSPIQTPNFDSLAAGGLRYNNMHTTALCSPSRSCIITGRNHHSNNMACITEGSTGYPGYSGNVPFENGFLSEILQQHGYNTYAIGKWHLTPAEQTSAAGPYERWPLGRGFERFYGFLGGDTHQYYPELVYDNHSVAPPKTPEEGYTLNEDIVDRAIQFIADSKQIAPSKPFFMYFCPGAMHAPHHVPKEWADKYKGKFDEGWDVYREKTLARQKELGISPKETELSRHDPDVKPWDQCSPEEKKVYARMMEVFAGFLEHTDYHIGRLLQFLKDIGEFENTLIMVISDNGASSEGGPTGSTNEMRFFNNVSESVEENLAALDKLGGPETFNHYAWGWTFAGNTPFRRWKRETYRGGISDPFIVHWPKGIKDRGEIRTQYAHIIDMVPTVLDCLGIEPPMVIKGVTQSPIEGVSFAHTLDNASAPTRHHTQYFEMMGHRSLYHEGWRAVCPWPGPSFTESGKFFGAPITADVLTELDAKGWELYHVEKDWAENYNVAADNRPRLIAMISAWYAEAGKYNVLPIDSRGVMRFADERPQITADRPSYVYYPGTQPIPANAAVRVLNRPHSIIADVEIPAGGAEGVLISQGDIEAGYIFYVKGGKLHWVHNYVTKAFYHVESGENIPEGRHQLGFEFEVTGKPDPANGKGAPGIAQLYIDKKLVGKIDVPVTTPLSWGITGLSCGAAHGAPVVPEYQPPFEFTGKIYSVTVDVSGQLIEDKEAEARMVMARQ; encoded by the coding sequence ATGCCGCTTAAAGAATACAAATCAGGAACCACTTTTCCAGGAGTTGTCGGGCGCACGTTTGACCAGTCTGAACCAGCCTGGCCGGAACCATTGCGCGCCAAAGAGGGAGCTCCAAATGTACTTTTCATTGTGCTGGACGACACAGGATTTGGACAACTTGGGTGCTATGGCAGCCCTATCCAGACACCTAACTTTGATAGCCTGGCTGCGGGAGGACTCAGGTATAACAATATGCATACTACCGCACTGTGCTCTCCCAGCCGCTCGTGTATAATTACCGGCCGAAACCATCATTCGAATAATATGGCCTGCATCACTGAAGGCTCAACCGGCTATCCGGGCTATAGCGGCAATGTACCTTTTGAGAACGGCTTTCTGTCAGAGATACTGCAGCAGCATGGTTACAACACCTATGCGATAGGCAAATGGCACCTGACACCTGCAGAACAGACTTCGGCAGCCGGACCTTATGAACGCTGGCCTCTGGGACGGGGTTTTGAGCGTTTCTATGGTTTTTTAGGAGGAGATACACACCAGTATTACCCTGAGCTGGTCTATGACAATCACTCAGTAGCCCCTCCAAAAACTCCCGAAGAAGGGTACACCCTGAATGAAGACATAGTGGACAGGGCTATCCAGTTCATTGCCGACTCCAAACAGATAGCACCCAGCAAACCCTTTTTCATGTACTTCTGCCCGGGAGCTATGCATGCCCCTCATCACGTTCCTAAAGAATGGGCAGACAAATACAAAGGCAAGTTCGATGAAGGTTGGGACGTTTACCGGGAGAAGACATTAGCCCGGCAGAAGGAGCTGGGCATCTCCCCAAAAGAAACAGAGCTATCTCGCCATGATCCGGATGTCAAGCCCTGGGACCAGTGCTCTCCTGAGGAGAAGAAAGTATATGCCCGTATGATGGAGGTCTTTGCCGGGTTCCTGGAACATACCGACTACCACATTGGCAGGTTGTTACAGTTCCTCAAAGATATTGGCGAATTTGAAAACACGTTGATTATGGTGATTTCCGATAACGGAGCAAGCTCAGAAGGCGGGCCTACGGGATCGACTAACGAGATGAGATTTTTCAATAATGTGTCTGAGTCTGTGGAGGAGAATCTCGCAGCTCTGGATAAACTCGGGGGCCCCGAGACTTTCAACCATTATGCCTGGGGCTGGACCTTTGCTGGAAACACACCCTTCCGCCGCTGGAAACGTGAAACCTACCGTGGCGGTATCAGCGACCCATTTATAGTCCACTGGCCCAAAGGAATAAAAGACAGAGGTGAAATCAGAACTCAGTATGCCCACATTATCGATATGGTTCCTACGGTTCTGGACTGCCTTGGAATTGAACCTCCGATGGTTATCAAAGGTGTAACCCAATCACCTATTGAAGGCGTAAGTTTTGCACATACTCTGGACAATGCCAGTGCACCTACCAGGCACCACACCCAGTATTTCGAGATGATGGGGCACCGCTCCCTGTATCACGAAGGCTGGCGTGCCGTATGTCCATGGCCTGGTCCTTCGTTCACAGAATCAGGAAAATTCTTCGGGGCACCGATTACGGCAGATGTGCTGACCGAGCTTGATGCAAAAGGCTGGGAGCTTTATCACGTCGAGAAGGATTGGGCAGAGAACTATAATGTGGCTGCAGATAATCGACCCAGACTGATAGCGATGATTTCCGCCTGGTATGCAGAAGCCGGAAAATATAATGTGCTACCCATAGATTCTCGAGGAGTCATGCGCTTTGCCGATGAACGGCCGCAGATTACAGCCGATAGGCCCAGCTACGTTTATTATCCCGGAACTCAGCCGATTCCCGCAAACGCAGCAGTCCGGGTCCTCAACCGCCCGCATAGTATCATAGCTGACGTCGAAATCCCTGCAGGAGGTGCTGAAGGGGTCTTGATCTCCCAGGGTGATATTGAGGCTGGCTATATATTCTATGTAAAAGGCGGAAAGCTGCACTGGGTACACAATTACGTGACCAAGGCCTTCTATCATGTAGAGTCCGGTGAGAATATTCCTGAAGGGCGACATCAACTCGGTTTCGAGTTCGAGGTGACAGGTAAGCCAGATCCTGCTAACGGCAAGGGTGCACCGGGAATAGCTCAACTCTATATAGATAAAAAGCTGGTCGGCAAAATTGATGTACCTGTGACGACTCCGCTTTCATGGGGGATAACCGGGTTAAGCTGCGGCGCAGCTCATGGAGCGCCAGTTGTGCCTGAATACCAGCCGCCTTTTGAGTTTACCGGCAAGATATATAGCGTGACCGTGGATGTAAGCGGCCAGTTGATCGAGGATAAGGAAGCTGAAGCGCGTATGGTCATGGCCCGGCAATAA
- a CDS encoding DUF1269 domain-containing protein, producing the protein MTHAGISENFIKSVCSEVIEGASALFLMTSDAIGDRVEDSMKQF; encoded by the coding sequence ATGACTCATGCAGGCATCAGTGAGAATTTCATAAAGTCAGTATGCAGCGAAGTAATTGAAGGCGCTTCAGCTCTCTTTTTGATGACTAGCGATGCCATAGGAGATAGAGTAGAAGATTCCATGAAACAGTTCTAG
- a CDS encoding mechanosensitive ion channel family protein, which produces MVEIEQILPLGRILLRLAVILVLTIGAIIISRLVLKRLLWPAIKKTKTTVDDRILRLLENLLLLYIILQGMQATVRLFSESVGIYSKLVDDFFFLLYWSIGAYIIIRLISITSNWYLSRVPLRDREKIDQRIVRAIQYIFLLVFGFLAIVILLRHFGITGTALTASLTALGLGGIIIGLAAQTTLADIITGIVLLIDRPFRIGDRIRIEKLDTWGDVVEIGWRSTRILTRDNRLVIIPNSVIGMDLITNYSIPDKIYRVEIDVVVSYGPDIEYVRNLIIEAMKHEDWIMHENPIQVLLLEFTGSGMKLKARCWIEDYVETRVSEDRLNTTIYKALINANIAMPSSDVIIHFADKENVLTISKRNED; this is translated from the coding sequence GTGGTTGAAATTGAACAGATACTGCCGCTTGGTAGAATTCTCCTGAGGCTGGCCGTTATTCTGGTACTGACAATAGGAGCCATAATAATAAGCCGATTAGTTCTGAAGCGCTTGCTTTGGCCGGCAATCAAAAAGACAAAAACAACGGTTGATGACCGAATTCTTCGCCTTCTGGAAAATCTCCTGTTACTTTACATTATTCTGCAGGGCATGCAGGCGACAGTAAGGCTGTTCAGTGAATCTGTAGGTATCTATTCAAAATTAGTGGATGATTTCTTCTTCCTTCTCTACTGGAGTATAGGAGCCTATATAATTATTCGCCTCATATCTATCACTTCAAACTGGTACTTATCCAGGGTACCCCTGCGGGATCGGGAAAAAATTGACCAGCGAATCGTTCGCGCCATACAATACATATTTCTTCTTGTTTTCGGTTTTCTAGCTATAGTTATACTCCTGAGACATTTCGGGATCACGGGTACTGCACTTACTGCATCACTTACAGCTCTCGGTCTCGGTGGAATAATCATTGGACTTGCAGCCCAGACAACCCTTGCTGATATCATTACCGGGATTGTGCTTTTAATTGACCGCCCCTTCAGAATCGGAGACCGTATTCGGATCGAAAAACTCGATACGTGGGGAGATGTGGTAGAGATTGGGTGGAGGTCAACGCGTATTCTTACAAGAGACAATAGGCTTGTAATAATCCCCAATTCTGTAATCGGAATGGATTTGATCACTAATTATTCCATACCCGATAAAATATACCGCGTCGAGATAGATGTAGTTGTATCCTATGGCCCGGATATAGAGTACGTACGAAACCTGATTATTGAAGCTATGAAGCACGAAGACTGGATCATGCATGAAAATCCCATACAGGTCCTCTTACTCGAGTTTACAGGGTCAGGAATGAAGCTCAAAGCCAGATGCTGGATAGAGGATTACGTGGAGACAAGAGTTTCAGAGGATCGATTAAATACGACAATTTATAAAGCTCTGATAAATGCAAATATAGCGATGCCTTCTTCTGATGTCATTATTCATTTTGCTGACAAGGAAAATGTGTTAACAATTTCCAAAAGAAACGAGGATTAA
- a CDS encoding cation:proton antiporter has product MTSEIEYFVIAFAVLLFLFGLVSRRISGTVVTAPMIFVAAGMLLSPEGLDLLSFSSSSTPVLSVAELALVLTLFSDASKIELQTLLSEEKLPGRLLIIGTPLTIAFGAIVAAFLLKDITLAEAGLIGAMLSPTDAGLGQAIVNNTKVPAKIRQALNVESGLNDGGAIPFFLFFLILARGEALKWPVGTLIVLAFEQIGIGVLVGAAIGLAGGWLSSKAVRVGWMTGLYRKIGFMSLAVISWLGADFIGGSGFIAAFTGGLITQAAGKIKATEEEIILTEAEGSILSFAVFFIFGITAAARIFLISWPIFIYAVLSLTLIRMIPVAISLIGMKLHTKTVLFLGWFGPRGLASVVLLLIAMEETGGIGGSETLILAVITTVFLSVFVQGATAGPGSEWYSRIVAALPTDAPERKKGGEPSISSDNLDHQT; this is encoded by the coding sequence ATGACATCAGAAATTGAATATTTTGTCATAGCCTTTGCAGTGCTGCTCTTTCTCTTTGGCCTTGTCTCCCGAAGGATCTCAGGTACTGTAGTTACAGCCCCTATGATCTTTGTGGCAGCAGGAATGCTGCTCAGCCCAGAAGGACTTGACCTTTTGAGTTTCTCTTCAAGCAGCACTCCAGTTCTTAGTGTAGCTGAGCTTGCACTTGTCCTGACTTTATTCTCGGATGCCTCAAAAATTGAGCTGCAAACACTATTGAGTGAAGAGAAACTTCCAGGACGGCTTCTAATAATTGGAACGCCGCTAACAATTGCCTTCGGAGCTATTGTTGCCGCTTTTCTTTTAAAAGATATAACACTTGCAGAAGCAGGTCTTATAGGAGCCATGCTTTCTCCTACCGATGCAGGACTTGGTCAGGCAATAGTTAACAATACAAAAGTACCTGCAAAAATCAGGCAGGCACTTAACGTAGAGAGTGGACTCAATGACGGGGGTGCAATTCCATTCTTTCTCTTTTTTCTGATACTAGCAAGAGGAGAGGCACTAAAATGGCCAGTAGGTACCTTGATCGTCCTGGCGTTTGAACAGATAGGTATAGGGGTGCTTGTGGGCGCAGCTATAGGGCTTGCAGGGGGATGGCTTTCGAGCAAAGCTGTAAGAGTCGGGTGGATGACGGGGCTTTACCGCAAAATTGGATTTATGTCTCTGGCTGTCATTTCCTGGCTTGGAGCAGACTTCATTGGCGGTAGTGGGTTCATTGCCGCTTTTACAGGTGGTCTCATTACTCAGGCTGCAGGTAAAATAAAAGCTACAGAAGAAGAAATCATCCTTACAGAAGCTGAAGGAAGCATACTTAGTTTTGCAGTTTTTTTCATATTCGGAATTACAGCGGCTGCAAGAATTTTTTTAATCAGCTGGCCGATATTTATCTATGCGGTGTTGAGCCTTACGCTTATCCGTATGATACCTGTGGCAATCTCCCTGATAGGCATGAAATTGCATACTAAGACCGTACTTTTTCTGGGCTGGTTTGGGCCCAGAGGTCTCGCATCTGTTGTTCTGTTATTGATTGCTATGGAAGAAACGGGAGGAATTGGGGGAAGTGAAACTCTAATTCTTGCCGTGATCACGACTGTTTTTCTAAGCGTTTTTGTCCAGGGAGCTACAGCAGGCCCTGGAAGTGAGTGGTATTCCCGCATAGTAGCGGCGCTGCCTACTGATGCACCTGAAAGGAAGAAAGGAGGAGAACCTTCTATAAGCTCCGATAACCTGGACCATCAAACCTGA
- a CDS encoding sulfatase-like hydrolase/transferase, translated as MLDNTGFGQFGCYGNPIQTPNLDSLAAGGLIYKSAEITIQTTWPVQRRIKKQIPKQSTTQHNGIT; from the coding sequence GTGCTGGACAACACAGGCTTTGGACAATTTGGGTGCTATGGCAACCCTATCCAGACACCAAACCTGGATAGCCTGGCCGCGGGAGGCCTCATTTACAAATCGGCCGAAATCACTATTCAAACAACATGGCCTGTACAACGGAGGATCAAGAAGCAGATTCCAAAACAATCGACTACGCAACATAATGGCATAACCTGA
- a CDS encoding DUF1269 domain-containing protein: MATLTVLKFDTANGAERALDVVKDLSKQNLINLHDAAIVTWPEGKKKPKTKQLTDLSGVGALSGAFWGMLFGLIFFVPIFGLVVGATLGALTGSMADVGINDDFIRSVRSKVTEGTSALFLMTSDAVQDRVFESMKQFKFEIIASNLSKEEEEKLREAFAEEEAAPAY; encoded by the coding sequence ATGGCAACTTTAACAGTTCTGAAATTTGACACAGCTAACGGTGCAGAACGTGCACTTGATGTGGTAAAGGATTTGAGCAAGCAGAATCTGATCAACCTGCATGATGCAGCCATAGTCACCTGGCCTGAAGGTAAAAAGAAACCAAAAACCAAACAATTGACTGATTTATCGGGCGTGGGTGCATTGAGCGGAGCTTTTTGGGGAATGCTATTTGGCCTGATCTTTTTTGTCCCCATATTTGGCCTGGTCGTCGGAGCTACACTGGGTGCACTGACCGGTTCAATGGCGGATGTTGGGATTAATGATGATTTTATCCGATCTGTCCGCAGCAAAGTTACAGAAGGCACCTCAGCCCTCTTTTTGATGACCAGTGATGCTGTACAGGATAGGGTCTTCGAATCCATGAAACAGTTCAAGTTTGAGATAATTGCATCCAACCTGTCTAAGGAAGAGGAAGAGAAACTTCGTGAAGCGTTTGCCGAAGAAGAAGCAGCACCTGCATACTGA
- a CDS encoding metal-sulfur cluster assembly factor, producing the protein MDIVKLGLVKEVIVDGPNVDVNLVLTTSACPMIEYFKEQIRRKVLSAEGVEKVNVNILDEPWSWDRTKKKVVH; encoded by the coding sequence ATGGATATCGTCAAACTGGGACTGGTAAAGGAAGTAATAGTCGACGGACCAAATGTAGACGTAAACCTTGTATTGACAACAAGCGCCTGCCCCATGATCGAGTACTTTAAGGAACAGATCCGGCGAAAAGTCCTGAGTGCGGAAGGGGTAGAAAAGGTTAATGTCAATATCCTTGATGAGCCCTGGAGCTGGGACCGAACCAAAAAAAAGGTCGTTCATTAA